The sequence AGGACGTTCCTGGCACTGTCAGTCACTTTAGAGGTGCGACAGAGACcagtccccagctgtgtccGCCCTGCCGGGGGTGTGACAGGGGCCGGTCCCCggctgtgtctgtcacagggGGTGTGACAGGGCTGGTCCCCggctgtgtctgtcacagggGGTGTGACAGGGCTGGTCCCCggctgtgtctgtcacagggGGTGTGACAGGGCTGGTCCCCggctgtgtctgtcacagggGGTGTGACAGGGCTGGTCCCCggctgtgtctgtcacagggGGTGTGACAGGGCTGGTCCCCggctgtgtctgtcacagggGGTGTGACAGGGCTGGTCCCCggctgtgtctgtcacagggGGTGTGACAGGGCTGGTCCCCGACTGTGTCTGTCACAGGGGGTGTGACAGGGGCTGGTCCCCGGCTGTGTCTGTCACAGCGCTTGGTGGCGCAGCTCTGGGAGGAGAGAAGGACGAtggtggcacaggctgggacaaTCCCCCCGGCAGGGCTTTGGGGTGGCCCCGGTGTCGCTCCGCCAGTTCCCGTTTTAATTCCAGAGTGGTTCAGGTTCGAAAGGACCATCACTGGATCATCTTGTCGCGCCTTTCTGCTTGAGTAGGGTcgtgaaaaagcagaaaaaaaaagaactcgCCGAGTTTTTGATTTCCTGTGATACCACCAAAAGCTTCTCATATAAACTTAATGAAGAGCTGCAGCAAAAATCCTTTGTGCTGAACGGTTATTGAATAGATTATTAAATGCTGTCCTGAGCCAACCTAGGAATTCTAGAAAGAAACCAGTACGTACAGAGCCCAGGTAGAGATTTCCCTTTTAACTCCTTAGCAAGCTCATGGatgcatttttggggtttgcaTGTGTACAGGCTCCTTTTCAGTCCTGGATCTCCAGCCAGGCATATCTGCAGAACCAGACAGCATTTTTTGCCTAGAAATTTGCTGAGTCTCAAACAATACGtgcagaggaaaatgcaagTTTGGGGAGCTAAAGCACGCCAGGGATTTCACCTTCTCACAGtcctttcttgttttgttcctgttaatttttccatgttctttACAGCCTGGTTCTGGATTTTGTACCTCTGTCTGGCTTTTGGTGTAGTTAgaacttgggttttttttggtgtttcttcTGAATACCTCATTCATGGGATGCCAGCTCCCTGGACCCAAAGATGTAGAAGATCCTGGCAAATGTCAGGAAAATGTGTTAGGGTAATAGGATGGAGCTGGACAGAGTGAAAGAATTCCCTGCATCAGAGATCCTGACCCTTCTTTTAATTGCACTCTTAGGGTCCTGTGTGGGTGTCCTTTCAAAATTCAGTGTCCCCAACAGGCAGGTTTGTCACCAGAGTTCAGTGGGGTGAAGGGGGCCAGCTTCCCCCTGGGGAGTTAAAAGCTCAAACTTCAGCCAAATATCAGTGAAGCCCCACTGGATTCAGCTCCTTCTTCGAAGAAACACTgcttaggatttttttttttcctgttttacatAAGCTCTCTGATGTTTAAAGTGTTTATGGCAGTCCTAAAACAGAGTAGCCAGATGTCAGAAACCTCTATggcccattaaaaaaattcaaatttgatGGAATGTGACGTTGAACCCTTCACGAAATATATTAAGCTCCCATTGGGACAGCAGTGCAAACcacaaaatctcattttttagtgaatttaacaaaaaaattgaattaagaaattattcaaGAGTAGACCTAACTGGCAAATACATTACAGATCCTCATCTGTCCTGACAGAACTCTTCACATTTAAGACACATAAAAGTGAGGTGgcataaataaaaagtaatttggcATCCATAAATGTGTGTGTCGGGAATATGAATGTAGGGCAGGCACAAAACAccaataatgtaattttaatagGAACCATATATTGCAAGGAAATGGGTGGTTCAATTAGTTTTATGCCTTCTCCTTGAGGActacagctgattttttttgtgtgtttgtgttctgGCATCCATAAATGTGTGTGTCGGGAATATGAATGTAGGGCAGGCACAAAACAccaataatgtaattttaatagGAACCATATATTGCAAGGAAATGGGTGGTTCAATTAGTTTTATGCCTTCTCCTTGAGGActacagctgattttttttgtgtgtttgtgttctgGAAGAACTCATCAAGGCTGATGGGAAAGGCTTAGAATGCAGAGTTTAATGAAATCATGGGCTCGTAGATGCAACATGTGAAAGCAGGAAACATTTACATACCTCAGtattagaaggaaaaatcaaaatatgtgGAAGTTGATAGAGCTAAGTGCGCTTGTCTGAGGACCAACAGAGCAAAATTTCTGagttttgttgttattttatgCTAAAAGGGAAACACTGACAGAGGGTTTTGCATTATCAAAGCCAGAAGGGAAATCTGAGGCTGTGATGATGAATCTGATGAGTGTGTGCACACTTGTGTCAGTCTGGGTGTGGGGTGTGTACGTGCTGGCTTTGTTACCCTGCACAGAATCTCTTCTCTGtctcaccccagcccagcaacAGCAGCCACGAGGCCCTGGGTCTTTGATCTCACCCACGAGGCATCATTTGCAGTGCTCTGCACTATTTATCACCACTGAAGTATTTTCAATTACACTGACAGATTAGATACTGGCTTTGCCTGGCAGATAATGGAATTCTCGTTTCTTCCCCGAGGAGGCTGACGTGAAGGAAGTCAGACACGACTGGCTATGGCAATTTGTACTGCCTGCTTCCACATTTGCTAACAAGTGTGATACCACAGGTGGGAGGCAGGCTTCCTTCCTGGTGCTGACAGTTGTCACAAAGGTGAGGAACACCCAGGTGATCCCACAGAAGCCTCACAAGGGGTGggaagctggagctggtggaagATTCCTCACCACCCTCCAGCCTGAGGTGCATCCTGCGACACCTTCAGTCCAACGAGAATCCCATATGGAACTGCAGTGCCAAGACGAGGAAACCTAAGAATTTCCTACCAAAAGTGTGATTGAATCAACCCACCAACCCTGACCTGCAGCGTGGAGATGAATGTTGAGAATTCTTTTGCTCTGAGCACTCTGGGGAACCTCAAAGGAGGGTAAGTGGGGATgagaaaaatatcatttttattGATGCTTTTGAGGAGGAGCATGTGGACATGCTTTGGCCTTTTCCTCCATGATCCTTCAGAGGAAGGACACTTCACTGGTTGTGATAAACCAcaatttggaatttttaaaaactggccATTCATCATCTTTGCCCCACACAAACATGCTTGACTGTGGGGATGTGGGTGCATGTTCTTATCTATTCCTTGAGTTTTCCTTATGAAGAAGGGGAGGGTGTGTGTGTTTGGCTTCCATGAGGGATGTGGAAGGGGTTTGTGATTGCAGGGTCTAGGTGGGAGACAGCCTTTACCCTGCCCAGCTAAGGAAGAAACATCTAAGCATTtaacttctggaaaaaaaaatacagtaaaaatagcagaaatctggagttgttttggtttttttcctagtttggGAAAGTTGGAATGACAGTTCTTCCCCTGCAAGGTTTGCCATTCCAAGCAGAGTGTGGGCTCCTCATGGATTCAAGGACTGTTATTAAAGCATTGTTGCAAACTTATTTTTGAAGTGCCTCATCTGAACTGAACTGCCACTTACACTGCTCTCAGAAGGAACTTGTTTTTCCATGTGGAAGGAGCAGATACATTTCCTCACCCTCaactcccagcagagcagtttcTGGCTTCGTGTCTATTTTTACCAAGATCTGTGCAATCACAAAAATAATACCGAGCTTGGAGCATTCTTCTAAGCCATATTTGCATGCTGGCAATGCACACTCTTGTTCATTTGTCATTTCAGTTCTGTGTTTGCTGCTAATTGTGGAGCCCATTTCCCAAAGCTGGAGGAGTTTTGCTCCAGGAAAAGGCAGTGCAAAGCTTCCCAGATCTGGGTTTAAAGCTGGAGCAATCTCTGTGAGATTACAGAGATGTTGGAGAGTGGTTTCAACTGTGGACCATGATCCTACTGTGGCTTTGGCAAAGGCAGGGGGGATCCTTGGGTGTGTTGGGCAAAGGACTTCTCAAGGAGCTGATGCCACTGTGAAAGGCCCTGGTGAGGCGTTGCTGAAGGTACTGAATGCCCTTTTGGGGGCAAAGGCTTATTCTAGTAGGAGGTGGGACACAATCCTGGGAGGTGGATTGATCCCTCCTGACGGGCAGAGCCCATTTCTTCTGACAAGGCAGGGCCTGAAAGGGAATCAGTCCCTGCCACACTCCTGCAGGAAGATGGATGCACAGTTATTGCCACggtggggggcacaggggacactcCATGGGTTGctgtgagctggagctgagggacAGAAAGGACACTGACCTGCTGGGgcgagtccagaggagggcacccaggtgatcagagggatggaacacctctgctatgaggaaaggccaagagaactgggattgctcatcctggagaagaCAAGGCTTTGgagtgacctaattgtggccttgCAGGacctgaagggagcccacaAGAAAGACGGGCAAGACTATTTGCAAGAGCTGGAGtgaggggacaagggacaatgGGTTCGAGTTgaaagtaggtttagattaaatatcAGGAGaacctttttttgctttggagtgacctaattgtggccttgCAGGacctgaagggagcccacaAGAAAGACGGGCAAGACTATTTGCAAGAGCTGGAGTGAggggacaagggagaatgggTTCGAGTTgaaagtaggtttagattagatatcaggAGAATCTTTTTTTCACTATGAGGGTGttgatgccctggcacaggatgcccagagaagctgtggctgcccctggatccctggaagggtccaaggccgggctggatggggctcGGAGCATCctggtctagaggaaggtgtccttgccgatgccctggcacaggatgcccagagaagctgtggctgcccctggatccctggaagggtccaaggccgggctggatggggctcGGAGCATCCTGGTCTAGAGAAAGGTGTCCTCGCCCACGGCAGGGGGCTGGAACGAGACTACTACATTCGAGATCCCTTCCAAGCCAtaccattccatgattccatgaacaGGCTCCCGGAGCACCGGGATCCGGGATCCGGCGTGGAGCCGGGCGGGGAGCGGCGGCTTGGGAAGAGACGCAGTGACCGGAAAGGGGGATGCAGTGACCGGGGAGGGGATGCAGTGACCGGGGAGGGGACGCGGTGTCCGGTCCCGCCCCGCTGCCggcagctccccccccccccccccccgagccgccACTGCGCCGGTGCCGCTGCCGCGGGCTCCGCGCCGGGGATGCTCGGAGGATGCGCGGATGATGCGCGGAGGATGCGCCGGGGATGCTCGGAGGATGCGCGGAGGATGCTCGGAGGATGCGCCTGGGATGCTCGGCGGGCTCCGCGCCGGGGATGCTCGGAGGATGCGCGGATGATGCGCGGAGGATGCGCCGGGGATGCTCGGAGGATGCGCGGGGGACCCGCAGCGCCCAGGTAGGGCGGGGAAACAGGGAACGGGCACCGGAGCGGGGAAAAGTTAGGGGGGGGGTCATGCTACCcggaacaaaaaaaaattaaaatctcttctttttaaatatatatacatatatatgtatgtgcatgtatttgttgttgttgttattatttttcagcCCACGCCGTGGTTTCCACATCCTGCTGATACAGGAAATAGGTAGCCGTGGTTATGGAGTTCTCTTAAGCCAAGCAGTGGCAGCATCCCTTGGAAAGTTTTTCCGCCCCAAAGGCATCGGCAGCTCAGCTGGAGGGCTGGAGGTGAGGAGTACTCCTGTTACCAGCTCCTTATTAAATTCTCGGGAATGGCTGGAATTGGGGGTGAGTCGAGCCACACTGTTCCAGGCAGTGACTAATGAGGACTAATCCAGATTGTTTTCCATGTCTCCAGCAGAAGAAAGCGTGGCTTGTGTGGCTGATGGAGCCAGCCTTTCTGGAATGTGAATAAGAGCTTTCTCTTAATGGGCATAGCTGTGCTGCCTTGATAACTGCACTTGATAAGCCTGCTGAAGCTAAATAAGCAAGTTTTACctgtggaaataaagaaatatttatgttttgatGTATATGTGTCCATTTATATGTATGCTTGTATTCAGAAATGTCTTATCCCACCTCCCAGTATTTGAAGGGATTTTACAGAAAAGGAGAGCAACATTTTTCACACACAGCAATAAGACAAGGGGGaacatttttaaactaaaagaggagagatttaaattagttattaggaagaaattccttgcagtgaggatggtgaggtcctggcacaggttgcctagagaagctgtattggccccatccctggaagtctccaaggccgggctggatggggcttggagcaatctaATGGAAGGTGTGGAAGGTGTCCTCCCCAcggcagggagctgggatgagTTGGTCTTTAAGCtccctgccaacccaaaccattctgggattctgtgctTTCTCATCTttaggaaaatttaaaatcagaattatatatttatatttggtAGTGAAAGATGGCTGATCATTGAATATTTAACTTTATTTAACATAGCCTATGTTTTATGTGCTGAGTGTATATTTTCTACATATCTAATAGTAGATGATTCTGTTTCTCCTACTGCATATCTAATAGTCTGTCCCATTCTTTGAATCACTGCTCTAAATTTATAATATCGGAAGAATCCCTGATGAAACAGGTGCTTTATTTTCTAGGGAGGACTGTAAGAAGAGCTGAGAATGAGATGGACTTACCATGAAGGACACAAAGCTCTGAGTGATGATGAGCTGCAGATGAACACAGTGTTTGCCTCCGAGGATGGATGTGAGTGACACAGGGAGGAAGCATTCAAATTATCCCAGAAAGGCCACGAAGCAGGTGGTTCCAAGCTGTAGCCAGCAGAAGGAGGTGGACATGGATTACTCCTGCAGTCCTCCTGAAAGCTCTGCTGGacctgcaggaaagcaggagcagtgtgGAGACAAAGAAACCTGTGACACCTACTGCCAGAAACAAGGTGAGAGTCCAGCTGGGGAGTTTGCCCCCTCCAGCACCAGCTTCCCCGTGCAGAGCGAAGATGAGGAGGCAGATCACTGTTCCTCTGAGCGCCCCAGGAAACCACAGACAACAGCAAAGCTCCGTGAGGATGGCAGAAGCGCCGCTCTCGGGGGTGTGCTTGGTGAGGACCCgcagcctgtccctgaggcagctctgccccatccaTGCAGGAAGCGCGGCTGCTCTTTCCGCAGCGCCGGCGAGCTGCGGGAGCACCGGCCAGCTCACCTGCCAGCTCACCTGCCGGGGCGCTCCTACCGCTGCCCCGTCTGCGGCAAAGGCTTCTCGCGCGCCGCCAACCTGCGCATGCACAAGCTCATCCACTCCAGCGAGCGGCCGCACAGGTGCCCCGAGTGCCACAAGGGCTTCATCCGCACGGCCGACGTCTGGAGGCACCTGCGCAACGTGCACAAGATCGAGCGCTCCATGGTGATCCTGGCCGGCGGCATGGCCAGGAACCCTTGGTCCGTGGTGCACCGCGGCCAGCGCAGCGCTGAGCGCCCCGATCAGCCTTGTCCCGCAGACCCAAAGTCTCAGGAGGACGACTTCAAACCTTACGCCTGCCCGACGTGCGGCAAGGGCTTCGATAAGCCCAACCTGCTGTCCAAGCACAAGGTGATCCACCGGGAGGACAAGCCCTACAAGTGTCAGGAGTGTGGCATGGCGtttgtgcagctgctcaggctcAAGAGACACCAGCAGACTCACTCTGGGGCACGGCCCTTCTACTGTGAGGAGTGTGGAGGGACCTTCACCCGGCTGGCATCGCTGCAGCGCCATCACCGCATCCACACCGGAGAGAAGCCCTACTCCTGTAATTTCTGTGGGCATTCCTTCACCGAGTCAGGGACCCTACGCAGGCACGAGCGCACACACAGGCTGGACAAACCTTAATTTGAGGTCTCTGTGGTTGCTTGGTACCTGAATGACTACCAGCCTTAATTTGAGGTTTCTCTAGTTGCTTGGTACCTGAACGAGGTCTGCTCAGTTGGGCTGGAAAAGTCTGTGGTTGCTTGGTACCTGAATGACTACCAACCTTAATTTGAGGTTTCTCTAGTTGTTTGGTACCTGAAGAAGGTCTGCTCAGTTGGGCTGGAAAAACGCTCCGTGGTgtgtgctctgcccagcccagacCTACTGCCCAGCCGCGTCTGACAGGGAATGCTGCGTCACATGGAGCTCTGGAACTTGTACTGGGAAGGATTGCACTGCCTGGCTTTGAACCGCTTTGTATGAGAAAATAACCTAATTACCCTGGAGTAATGAAATGGGAGACTTGAGGAGACTGAAACCACTCACACGTGcttgtgctgtccctgctggactGGAGATGCATCCGCTTGAGCTTTGTGCAGGATGTGCAAGCAGAGGCTGTGAGAATTCACCGGATAAATCAGCCCTGCCCTCTTGAGTGTGATGGCTCTTTGACGCTGGGTTTGGAGATCTGTTAACTCACTAAGTTAGAAAAGTTCAGAGTTGTCCCTCTATCCCTTCTTTCCTTGTATTTTGctgagtttttctttctgctgcatttctttttatttggaagGGGAAGTATCATGTtggttatttaaaaaacaaactccaCTTACAAATCAGTTCCTTAATAAACACAACAGTTATCAGCTGTATTCCAGAATGTTTCTATCTGAGGGAGTACCAATACTTTATGCATTTTGAGTGATTTGGGTTGAATGTCTTAATAATGGGGAAAGCTTTATTTTGACTATGGTGGTGCATGTTCTTGGGGTGACATTCATGTCTCTGATGGAACCACAGACACTAAATCTAACCAGCTGAGTATAGTGGAAGGAAATGCTTGAGGACTCAAAATTCAAGGAGCAAAAGACCAAATTTAAGCCACCTTTGCTACTCATTGCACAGGaactttcttcattttaatgttttcacaCAGGGAAATTTCCCATAACAAAAGCATGTTCTGTGGTGTGTCCAAGTACTGCCCAATGTGTCTGTTAGACTCTTCACTTTGATTTAGATTCAAATGGTGAGTTAGAAAAATTTCCTTAGGCATTAGCCTGGCAGACTTGGGCAGGTGTTGACAAATACTCCAAGGCTGTAACTTCCAAGAGGTGTGTAACGCCTCAGTGTCAGTGGTGGGGCTTTAATTTTGAAACTTAATAATGGTTTTAATCTACTTTTAACCACTGTGGTAGAAGCATCCAGTTTGTCCTGAAGTTTCAGCCTGAATTTCTTTTCCACGTCAGAAGGTTTTGattctttgcttcctttttccttATCAGCTGCCATAATTTCACTAATTTCTTTCTAGGGCTTTCTGGCTTTTCAGTGGAAAGTTGTGCAGCAGAGTGAAGGTAAAGTTCCAGAGTAATGTACCTTTGCATTTATTACCAGGTTATTTAATATAAAGTGCTGATTGTGCTGTTTGTTTCCATAGAATAAAAAGGGATGTTGGCAGACAGCAAAGTGACAAAGCTGTTCCAGATGTTATCATGCATTAGGTTTCCACCCTCATTTTCT comes from Ficedula albicollis isolate OC2 chromosome 8, FicAlb1.5, whole genome shotgun sequence and encodes:
- the ZNF648 gene encoding zinc finger protein 648, encoding MDVSDTGRKHSNYPRKATKQVVPSCSQQKEVDMDYSCSPPESSAGPAGKQEQCGDKETCDTYCQKQGESPAGEFAPSSTSFPVQSEDEEADHCSSERPRKPQTTAKLREDGRSAALGGVLGEDPQPVPEAALPHPCRKRGCSFRSAGELREHRPAHLPAHLPGRSYRCPVCGKGFSRAANLRMHKLIHSSERPHRCPECHKGFIRTADVWRHLRNVHKIERSMVILAGGMARNPWSVVHRGQRSAERPDQPCPADPKSQEDDFKPYACPTCGKGFDKPNLLSKHKVIHREDKPYKCQECGMAFVQLLRLKRHQQTHSGARPFYCEECGGTFTRLASLQRHHRIHTGEKPYSCNFCGHSFTESGTLRRHERTHRLDKP